The Actinocorallia herbida DNA window TGGCTGCCCGACACGTTCGGCGTCCACGACAGGCTCACGGTCGTCGAGTACCTCGATCTCTTCGGCGCGGCGCACCGGCTGCACGCCCGCGACGTGGCGGTCCGCACGGGCGAACTCCTGGCGCTCACGGGGCTCGCCGGCCAGGCGCGTGAGCGCGTCCACGCGCTTCCACGCGGGCAGAGACAGAGGCTCGGGCTCGCCCGCGCGCTGGTGCACCGGCCGAGGGTGCTGCTACTCGACGAGCCGCTCTCCGGCCTCGACTCCGCAGCTCGGGCGGCCCTGCGCGACCTGCTGCTGCGGCTGGCGGCAGAGGAGGGCACCGCGATCCTCCTGTCCGGCGGTGCGCTCACCGAGATGGCCGGCCTCGCCGACCGGGTCGTCCTCCTGGACCGGGGCCGCGCGGTGGGTGAACGGCCGGCCTCCGGCCCGTTCCCGGATCTCGGTCCGCGAGAGGTGCGCTGAAATGCCGAGTGCACGGGGAGTACTGCTGGTCGCCGGGCTGGACACGCGCGCCAGAATGCGTTCGGTCCGCTGGAGGTGGCTGCTCGCCCTCTGGACCGCGGGCGTGGGGCTCACCGCCTTCGTCCTGCACCGGGCCCTCGCCGGCGAGATCGACGCCGCCGATCTCGACCGCGCGTTCTCAGGCACGCTGCTCTTCCTCGTCCTGCTGCCGGTCCTGTGCGCCGCGTCGGCGCTCGGTGCCCGGTCGGTCAACGGGAAGCACAAAAGGGACACGCTGGCGCTGCTCCAGCTCACCCGGCTGACTCCCGCGGACCTCGCGCTGGGCAAGCTGCTGGCGTCCTGGGGCAGCGGTGTGCTGCTGCTCTCGCTGACCGCGCCGTTCCTCGCCCGGCCCCTGGTCCAGGACGGTTTCGGAGGGCTCCGCGCGCTCGTGTCCTTCGGGTCGAGCGCGCTTCTCATCGGCGTGGTGTGCGCGATCGGCCAGTTCTTCTCCGCCGTCGCCGCGCGGACGGTCACCGCGGTCCTGCTGTCCTGTCTGACGGTCTTCGGGCTGGTCTTCGGCACGTTGATCGCCTACTGGCCGACCTCCGCGTTCCGGCCCCTGACGCCGGGGGATCCGGGCGACCAGGACGACGGGGGCGCCTGGTGGCTGCTCGCGGCGAATCCGTTCGTCACCGTCGCCGACGCCGTGCCCAAGGAGAAGAGCCGCATGCTCTGCGTGCCCGCCGGACCCGGTCTGAGCATCGACCGCTGCGCCCAGCAGGAGCCGGACCTCGACCTCCTCGCGATGATCAGCTTCGACGTCCGCGACCTGGCGGCCGACGAGGTGATCTACGACGCCTACAGCGAGGCGGCCTCGGCCGACGAGGGGACTCCGGGCGGCGAAGGGCTGAAGCCGGTCTGGCACTACGGCCTGGGCTTCGACCTGGTGCTCGCCGCGGGCGCGGTCGCCCTGACCGTCCGCAGGTTGCGCCTGCCGATGCGCGATCCCGCCCCGAGGACCCGCCTGCCCTGAGATCGGTACGCTCGGGGGGTGATCGTGGGCGTGGGGATCGACGTGGTGGACGTGGCGCGGTTCGGGGCGGCGCTGGCGCGGACGCCGAAGCTGCGGGAGCGGCTGTTCACCGAGGGTGAGCGGGATCTTCCGGTGCGGTCCCTGGCCGCGCGGTTCGCGGCCAAGGAGGCGCTGGCCAAGGCGCTGGGCGCACCGGGCGGGCTGCTGTGGACCGACGCGGAGATCCGGCGGGGCGCGGCGGGCCGGCCGTCCCTGCACGTCACGGGCACGATCTCGGCGGTCGCCGACCCGCTCGGGATCACCGCCTGGCATGTGTCGCTCAGCCACGACGGCGGGATCGCGACCGCGATGGTGATCGCCGAGGCGGGCTGAGCGGGTAGGACGCCGGAGACGGGCCCACGGGCGAGACATCCCTTCATCCCTTTTCGCAGGAGGCGGCGGTGCGGTACGCGCACGCGGTGGACGAGGTACGGGCCGCTGAGGCGGCGCTCATGGCACGGCTGCCGGAGGGCACGCTGATGCAGCGGGCCGCGGCGGGGCTCGCCGCCGTGTGCGCGCAGCTGCTCGGCGGCCTCTACGGCTCCCGCGTGCTGCTGCTCGTCGGCAGCGGGGACAACGGAGGCGACGCCCTGTACGCGGGCGCGCGCCTGGCGCGCAGGGGCGCCCACGTGACGGCCGCGCTGGCCGCGCAGAAGACGCATCCCGAAGGGCTCGCCGATTTCAGGGCGGCTGGAGGCCGCGTCCTGGATTACGCCCGTTTGGAGTCCCTGCTGTCCCCGGGAGAAGGCTCCGCGCCCTCCTCGGCGGCCAGGCGGGCCTTCGAAGGCACCGACCTGGTGATCGACGGCCTTACCGGCATCGGAGGCCGGGGCGCCCTGCGCGGCCTGTACGGGGCACTCGTCAGGGCCCTGCCCGAGGAGGCCGCGGTGGTGGCGTGCGACATCCCGAGCGGGGTCGACGCCGACACCGGCGAGGTCGCCGACACCGCGGTCCGGGCCGACGTGACGGTCACGTTCGGCACGCTCAAGCCCGGCCTGCTCATCGATCCGGGGGCCGCGCACGCGGGGGTCGTCGAACTCGTCGACATCGGCCTCACCGGGCTGCCCGAGCCCGCCGTCATCGCCCCGGCCACCGCGGACGTCAGGCCGCCCCGCCCGGAGGCGGAGACCGACAAGTACCGGCGCGGCGTCGTAGGGGTGATCGCCGGGGGCGCGCGGTTCACCGGGGCCGCGCTGCTCTCGGTCGGCGCGGCGCTGCGCGGCGGCGCGGGCATGGTCCGGTTCGCCTCGGCCGCCCGGGTGGTCGCGCTGGTCGACGCGCGCTGGCCGGAGACCGTCACCACGGTCCTGCCCGAGGCGGCCCCGGGCGACGACACGGAGCCCGATCTCGACGCCGTCGGCCGGGTCCAGGCCTGGGTGGTCGGCCCCGGCCTCGGCGTCGACGCGCGAGGAGAACGCCTGGTCAAGGCCACCCTGCGCAGCGAGGTGCCCGTGCTCGTCGACGCCGACGGGCTCACCGTCCTCGCGGGGCTCCCGGCCGGGGTGCGCCGCGCCCTGCTGGACCGCCGGGCCCCGACGCTGCTCACCCCGCACGCGGGCGAGCTGTCCCGGCTGCTGAACGTCGGCCGCGATCAGATCGAGGCGCGCAGGCTCGTCCATGTCCGCGCCGCGGCCGCCGGCCTCGGTGTGACGGTCCTGCTCAAGGGCTCCACGACGCTCGTCGCCGATCCGGGCGGCCAGGTCCGGGCCAATCTCACGGGCACGCCCTGGCTGGCCACCGCGGGCTCCGGAGACGTCCTGTCGGGCCTCGCCGGGGCGCTGCTCGCGCAGGGCGTCGACGCCGCCGACGCCGGGGCCTGGGCCGCCCACCTGCACGGACTGGCCGCCCGGATCGCCGCGGCGCCCCGGCGCGGCCTCGCGCCCGCGCCGATCACCGCGGAGGACGTTCTCGCCGCGCTGCCAGAGGCGTTCGCGCAACTGTCCTGAGCTGCGCCGACCCGCGCGCGGTCTTGCCCGAGCTCCCCGCCGGGTGCGGCAGACTTGGGGACCATGACGCATCCGACGCGCGCGCTGGTCGACCTCTCGGCCATCCGGGACAATGTGCGGCTGCTCGCCGAGGCCGCGGGCCGGCCCGTGATGGCGATGGTCAAGGCCGACGCCTACGGGCACGGGGCCGTCCCGGTGGCGAAGGCCGCATTGGAGGCCGGCGCGTCCTGGCTCGGCGTCGCGTTCGCCGACGAGGCCCTGGCGCTGCGCGCGGCGGGGATCACCGCCCCGGTGCTCGCCGGGGTCTGCCCGCCGGACACCGACTTCGCCGCGGCGATCGCGGGCGGGGTCGACCTGGGCGTCGGCTCGGTCGGGCTGGTCCGCGCGGTCGCGGCGGCCGCCGCCGCGAAGGGCGTCCCCGCCCGGATCCATCTGAAGGCCGACACCGGGATGTCGCGCGGCGGGCAGACCCGCGACGGCTGGCCCGCGCTGGTCGAGGCCGCGTTGAAGGCCGAGGCCGAGGGGGCCGTCCGGATCATCGGGCTCTGGTCGCACATGGCCTGCTCCGACGAGCCGGAGCACCCGTCGGTGGCCCGGCAGACGGCGGCCTTCGCCGAGATGGTCGGCTACGCCGAGCGCGCGGGCGTCCGGCCCGAGCTACGGCATCTGGCGAACTCCTCGGCGGCCCTGCACCTGCCCGAGACGCGCTGGGACCTCATCCGTCCCGGCCTGGCGATCTACGGGCTGAACCCCGCGCCCGCGCTGCCCGATCCCGGCCTGCGCCCCGCGATGACCCTCACCTCCACGGTGACGGTCGCCAAGCGCGTCCCCGCAGGGTCGGGCGTGTCTTACGGCCACCTCTACATCACCGACCGGGAGACGACGGTCGCACTGGTCCCCGCCGGGTACGCCGACGGCGTCCCGCGCTCGGGCAGCAACGTGCTGGAGGTCCTGGCGGCAGGCCGCCGCCGGAAGATCGCCGGACGGGTCTGCATGGACCAGTTCGTGCTGGACGTCGGCGACGATCCGATCGAGGAGGGCGACGAGGTCGTCCTGTTCGGCCCCGGTGACCGCGGCGAGGCCACCGCGACGGACTGGGCCGACGCCGTCGGCACGGTCTCCTACGAGATCGTGACCCGGCTGGGCGGCCGGGTCCCGCGCGTGCACACCGACTGACCGCCGCGGCCTGAGCCCGCGGCCTTCCGTACCCAGCCCCGCAGGGAGGACGACTTTGGACGGACGGAGCAAGAGAAGACTCGGGATCGCCGGAGCCGTCGCCGGGGTGGGCGCGGCCGGCGTGGGCGCCGTGGTCGCGGCCCGCCAGTACGCGGTCGGCCGGGTCAGGGCCCAGCCGGACCCGGAGGCCGCCGAGCCTTTCGGGGAGCCGCGCGGAGACGCCCTGACCGTCCTCGCCGACGACGGGCTGCCCCTGTACGTCGAGGTGGAGGAGCCCGAGACGCCTCCGGCGCCGGGCACCCCGACCCTGGTGTTCTGCCACGGCTACTGCCTGAACCTGCACACCTGGCACTACCAGCGGCGCGATCTCACGGGGTTCCGGCGGATCACCTGGGACCAGCGCAGCCACGGCAGGTCCGGGCGCAGCGACCCGCGCCGGGCGACCATCGACCAGACCGGCGCGGACCTCGCCGCGGTGCTGCGCGCGACGGTCGGCCGGGACGAGCCCGTGGTGCTCGTCGGGCACTCCATGGGCGGGATGACGCTGATGGCGTTCGCCGAGCGCCATCCGGAGGAGTTCGGCGGCAGGGTGCGCGGGGTCGCGCTGGTCAACACCTCGATGGGCGACATCCAGCAGATGACGCTCGGGTTGCCGCTGATCCTGGCCAAGGTGGCGCAGCCGCTCGCGCCGCGGGTCATCCGCGGGCTGGGCCGCCGGGGCGCGCTGGTGGACTCCTCCCGCGCGATCGGCGCGGATCTGGCGTTCTGGGTGATCCGCCGTATGGGCTTCGCCGACCGGACGATCAGCCCGACCGTGGTGGACTTCGTGGAGCGGATGGTCCGCGCGACCCCGTTCGAGGTGATCGCGGAGTTCTACCCGACCCTGATCGGGCACGACAAGCGCGCCGCCCTGGCCGTCCTGGACCGGGTTCCGGCGCTGGTGATGACGGGCGACGCGGATCTGCTGACCCCGGCGGCGCACGGCGCGGAGATCGCGGCGGGCCTGACGGACGTGGTGTACGTGGCGGTCGAGCCCGCGGGGCATCTGCTGCCGATGGAGCACCACGCGCGGGTGACCGAGGCGGTCCGGGCGCTCGCGGGACGGGTCACGGCGGCCCCGCCCCGGGTGCCGGGGCCCGCGCGGGGCGTCGAGGACGAGCCGGTGAAGGAGGAGCGGTGAGGATAGACACGGCGGAGCGGATGCACTCCCTGGGCCTGGCCCTGGGCGGGCTGCTACGCGCGGGGGACCTCGTGGTCCTGACGGGGGGTCTCGGCGCGGGCAAGACCACGCTGACCCGGGGCATCGGGGAGGGCCTCGGGGTGCGCGGCCCGGTGACATCGCCCACTTTCGTCATCGCGCGGGTGCACCCGCCGCTGGCCGGGGGGCCGCCGCTGGTCCATGTGGACGCCTACCGGCTCGGCGGGTTCGCCGAGGTCGACGATCTCGACCTGGACGCCGACCTCGCGGCCGCGGTCACCGTGGTGGAGTGGGGCGAGGGCCTGGTCGAGGGCCTTGCCGAAGATCGTCTCGAAGTGCGGATGAGCCGGGTCGGCGACACCGAGTCCCGCGACGTGACGATCACCGGCGTGGGGGGCCGCTGGGCCGGGTCTGAACTGAACGGGATCGTTCCAGATTAGATAGGTATGCCCTGGTACTCGCAGTTTCTCGTTTGCGTGCCGTAACCTCTAGCGAACATCTTTGGTAAGAGCGCACTTTCCCGGGACAAGACGGGTATAGGAGTCCTCCAGTGGGTGGTCAGAGGCGTAGAAGCACCGGTTCTGAGCGGAGTATGGCGATCCTGCTCGCCGGTGCGCTCACCGGCGTGCTCGTGGTCTGCGCGATAGCCGGTCTGTTCATCCTGCGTAACGCGAGCGGAGACCCCACGCAACTAGCGCCGGGCACGAACCATCAGGCGGCCCCGTCGGGCGCCGAGGACGGCGGGTTCGTCCCGCTGGAGGGCCCGCCGGACGCGTGCTCCGTCCTCGCCGACGCCCCCGAGAAGCTCGTCCCCGGCGGCGAGCCCACCCCGGCGTCGGCCACCGACACCGACACCTCGGTCCGCTGCACCTGGGGAGACGTGGGGCTCGGCGACGATCCCCGCGAGCTGTCCCTGGAGCTGCGCAGCGTCCCCGGCGCCGACCCGGTGGCCGACGCCGAGGGGATGTTCACCGAGGAGCACGAGAGCGACAAGTCCGGCGACAACCTCCTGCCGAGCCAGCGCCTGCGCGACTTCGACGATCTCGACGAGGTCGGCGATCAGGCCTACGTGCTGTACTTCACCGAGACCGCGTTCTCCCAGGCCGTCGTCAACGCCCGTGTCGGCAACGTCCTCGTGACCGTCTCCTACGGCGGGAGCAAGGACGACGACACGCCGCTGGACCAGGGCGACTGCGTGGACGGGGCGACCGAGGCGGCGACGAAGGCCATCGAGGCGATCAAGAAGATGGGATCGGCCTGACCCGGCCTCCGTATAGGCTTGACGGTCGTGCTGGTACTGGCTTTCGACACCGCGACCTCGGCGGTCACCGCGGCTCTCTACGAGTGGTTCCCTGGCGCCGCCGCCCGGCCCGTGGCGGTCGTCGCCGGGGTGGACCGGCAGCGCCACGCCGAGGTGCTGTCCCCGTCGATCTCCCGCGTCCTCGCCGAGGCCGGGGCGTCCCCGGGCGACCTCGACGCGATCGCGGTCGGCGTCGGCCCCGGCCCCTACACGGGACTGCGGGTCGGCCTGGCGACCGCCGACGCCCTGGGCAACGCGCTGCGCCTCCCCGTCCACGGGGTCTGCACGCTCGACGCCCTCGCCTGGGCGAGCCGCCGCACCCAGCCCTTCGTGGTGGCCTCCGACGCGCGCCGCAAAGAGGTCTACTGGGCGCGCTACGACTCCTTCGAGCGGCGGGTGACCGAGCCGTCGGTCGGCCCGGCCGCCGATGCCGCGGCCTCCGGGCTGCCCGCGATCGGCGAGGGCGCCGCGCTGTACTCCGCGGTGTTCGAGGAGCGGGAAGGTCCCGCTGACCGGGCGCCGCTCCTGCCGTCGGCGGGGGCGATCGCGGAGATCGCGATCAGCAGGCTGTCGGGCCGCGCCGGACTGCCGCTGCTGCCGCCAGAACCGCTCTACCTGCGCCGCCCCGACGCCCAGGAGATCGGCGCACGGAAGAAGGCGAGCCAATGAGCGACACCGGGATCCGGCCGATGTCGACCGCGGACCTGCCCGCGGCGATGGTGCTGGAGCACGAGCTGTTCGGCGACGAGTCCTGGACCGAGGGCATGCTCCGCGAGGAGCTCGCCGCGATGCCGGGGACCCGGCACTACATCGTGCTGGAGGAGAACGGCTCGGTCGTCGGCTACGCGGGCCTGGCCGCCGTCGGCGGTGACGGCGACGTGCAGACGATCGGCGTCTCGGCCGCCAGCCAGGGCCGGGGCCTCGGCGCCGCCCTGCTGACCGAGCTGCTGGCCGAGGCGGTCCGGCGCGGGTGCCGCAGGGTGTTCCTGGAGGTGCGGGCCGACAACGAGCCGGCCCAGAGGCTGTACGAGCGGTTCGGCTTCGTCCGGATCGGCGTGCGCAAGCGCTACTACCAGCCGTCCGGCGTGGACGCGATCATGATGCGGAGGGACGAGCCGTGACCGAACCCCTGGTGCTGGGCATCGAGACCTCCTGCGACGAGACGGGCATCGGCATCGTCCGCGGGCACACCCTGCTCGCCGACACGGTGGCCTCCAGCGTCGACGAGCACGTCCGCTTCGGCGGGGTCGTGCCCGAGGTCGCCAGCCGCGCCCACCTCGAGGCGATGACCCCGACGATCGAGCGGGCCCTGGCCGAGGCCGGGGTGGCGCTCAGCGACCTCGACGCCATCGCGGTCACCGCGGGCCCCGGGCTCGCGGGCGCGCTGATGGTCGGCGTCGCCGCCGCCAAGGCGTACGCCCTCGCGCTCGGCAAGCCCCTGTACGGGGTGAACCACCTGGCCGCCCATGTGGCGGTCGACCAGCTGGAGCACGGGCCGCTGCCCAAGCCGTGCGTGTCGCTGCTGGTCTCCGGCGGGCACTCCTCGCTGCTGCTGGTCCCCGACGTGGCCCGGGACGTCCGCTCGCTGGGCTCGACCGTCGACGACGCGGCGGGCGAGGCGTTCGACAAGGTCGCCAGGGTCCTCGACCTGGGCTTCCCCGGCGGTCCGATCATCGACCGGAGGGCCAGGGAGGGCGACCCGCGCGCGATCGCGTTCCCGCGCGGCAAGATCGACGACGGGACCTACGACTTCTCCTTCTCCGGCCTGAAGTCCGCCGTGGCGCGCTGGGTCGAGGCGAAGGAGCGGGCCGGGGAGTCCGTGCCGATCGCCGACGTGGCCGCGTCCTTCCAGGAGGCCGTGGTCGACGTGCTGACGCGGAAGGCGATCGCGGTCTGCAAGGACAACGGGGTCGACCACCTCCAGATCGGCGGGGGCGTCGCGGCGAACTCGCGGCTCAGGGAGATGGCCGCGCAGCGCTGCGAGAAGGCGGGCGTCCGGCTGCGGGTGCCCCGGCCCGGTCTGTGCACCGACAACGGCGCGATGGTCGCGGCGCTCGGCGCGGAACTCGTCGCGGCGGGTCTGGAGGACTCGCGGCTGGACATTCCCGCCGATTCCTCGCTGCCCGTGACGACGGTCCGGCTCTAGACGCCCAGCTCGAACCAGACGATCTTGCCGGAGGCGGTGCGGGTCGCCCCCCACCGCCGGGCGAGGCGCGACACGAGCTGGAGGCCGCGGCCGCCCTCGTCGTCCTCGTGCGCGTCCCGCAGGACCGGCAGCGTGTACTCGTCGTCCATCACCTCGACCAGCAGATGCTCGGTCTGCACGAGCCGCAGCTCGATCGGCCGGGTGGCGAACCGGACGGCGTTGGTGACGACCTCGGTGGCCAGCAGCTCGGTGATCTCGATCTGGTCGGCGAGGTCCCAGGCCTTGAGGGTCGCGCGGATGAGCCGCCGGATGCGCGACGGCGTGGTCCGGCGCGGCTCCAGCATCCACCGGGCGACGTTCGCGGCCGGAATGCCGGTGAGATCGGCCATGAGGACCGCCACGTCGTCGCTCCGGTCGTCGATCTGGAGGTTGCGCAGGACGTCGTCGCATTGGGCGTCGAGGGTGAGGCGGCGGCAGTCGAGCGTGGCGCGGAGCTGCTCCAGGCCCTCGGTGATGTCCTGGCCGCGGACCTCCACGAGCCCGTCGGTGCACAGGACGAGCCGGTCGCCGTCGTGGACGGGCACCTCCATCGGCTCGAACGCGACGCCGCCGACGCCGATCGGCACCCCTTCGGGCACTTCGAGGAGTTCGGCGCGGCCGTCGGCGTGGACGAGGATCGGCGGCAGGTGCCCGGCGTTGGCGAACGTGCAGCGCCGGGCCACCGGGTCGTAGACGGCGTACATGCAGGTGGCGAGGTGGTTCTCGCCGAGGCCCTGGGCCAGCCCGTCGAGCTGGCGCAGCACCTGGTCGGGCGGCAGGTCGAGGGCGGCGAGGGTCTGCACCGACGTGCGGAGCTGGCCCATGATCGCGGCGGAGCGCATCCCGTGCCCCATGACGTCGCCGACGACGAGCGCGACCCGGCTGCCGGGCAGCCCGATCGCGTCGAACCAGTCGCCGCCGACCCTGGCGTGATCGCTGGCAGGCAGGTAGCGGTGGGTGATCTCGACCCCGGCGAAGCGCGGCAGCCGGTTGGGCAGCATGCTGCGCTGGAGCGTGTCGGCGGCGGCCGCCTCCTGCCGGTACCTGTGCGCGTTGTCGGCGGCCAGGGCGGCCTGGGCGACGAGCTGCTCGGTCATCAGCGCGTCGATCTCGTCGGCGCCGGGGGCCTCGAGCAGGACGGCGCCCAGTGTCCTGCCGCGGACCCGCAGCGGCAGGGCCACCAGCCGCCCTTCGTGCACCGCGGCGCCGAACGCCACGGCCCGCTGAGCCGCCTCCTCGGGCTGCTTGGGTCCGGCGACCAGGCGAAGGTCGTCGCCGAACTCCGCGCGCTGGCCGAACAGGCTCTCGGCGAAGTAGACGGTCGCGCTGCTCGCGAGTCGGGGCACCAGCGCGCCGACCAGCGCCCGCGCGGTCTCGGCGGGGTCCAGCCGGGTGCCGATGCGCGCGGCGGCGGCACCGAGGAACGCCAGGCGCTCCTTGAGGCTCTCGGCGGTCTCGCTCACGTCACACCCGGCGGCAGTTGTAGAAGAGCTGGATCTCCGGGACGGCCTGGGTCGTGGCCGGCGCGTAGCTGAGCACGTTCTCTTCCTCGATCTCGAACCCGGCGGACTCGACCGCCTCGCGCAGCTCGTCGCGCAGCAGCCCGGAGACGAGCAGTTCCTGGCCGAGGAACGGGATCGGGAACTCCTCGAGGTCGGCCTCGACCATCGAGAGGCAGAACAGCCCGCCCGGCTTGAGGAGGCGGTGGATCAGTTCCAGCGATCGGGGGATGCCGGGCACCGGCAGCATGAGCAGTACGAAGAACGCGACGACGGCGTCGAACTCGCCGGTGACGTCGCGCAGGTCGTCCTGCCGGAACTCGCCCTCGGGCACGTTCAGTCCGGCGATCCTGACCATCTCGGCGCTGAGGTCGACGCCGGTGACCCGGTGCCCGCCCGCGGCGATCTGCGCGGCGGACGGCAGGCCCGTCCCGCAGCCGAGGTCGAGGACGTGCGAGCCGGGGGAGAGGCGGTCCAGGAGCCAGGAGCCTGCGGCGAGCTGCCCCTCCTTGTGCGGGAAGGCCTCGTCGTACCGGGCGCCGATGACGTCGAAGGCCGCGGCGTGGCGTCTTTCTCGTTCAGCCCACTTGGTCACGGTGCGGGGTCCCTGGGTCGGCTCGGGTGACGGGTGATCTGGGTGGACACTTTAGAGGTCTTTGTAGCCAATAGGGAGAAGTTCCCGAATCGCCCTTATGTGATGTGGCTTTCTTGCGAAGATTCCCAAAGTGGATCTTCCTAGGGAGGCTTCTCCAATGCAGGAACGCGAATCTCACGCCATCAGCCGCCGTTCGATCATGACCGGGCTGGTCGCGGGCGCCCTGGTCGTCGGGCTCGACCCCGTCAGCCGGAACTGGGTGACCGCGGCGCACGCCGGCGGCCCCTTCGACGCCATCCCGTCCCTCGACGGCACGCTCCGCACCGACGCCGCGTCTTTGGCTGCCGCGGCCGACGACTTCGGACACATCGTCAGCCGCACCCCCCTCGCCGTCCTCGAACCGGGCTCGGTCGGCGACATCGCCAAGATGGTGAAGTTCTGCCGGGCGCGCGGCCTCAAGGTGGCCGGACGTGGACAGGGCCACACCACCAACGGGCAGTCCCAGGTGGCCGGGGGCCTCGTCATCGAGACCGCGCCGCTCGACGGGATCCGGATCCGCGCCGACCGGGCCGTCGTCGGCGGCGGCGTCCTGTGGGGAGCGCTGGTCCAGGCCGCGCTCGCCCAGGGACTCACCCCGCCGACCCTCACCGACTACCTCGGCCTGTCCGTCGGCGGCACCCTGTCGGCGGGCGGGGTGGGCGGCGCGGTCATCCACCACGGCGCCCAGGTCGACAACGTGCTGGAACTCCAGGTCGTCACCGGCAAGGGCGACGTGCTGCGCTGCTCGCCGACCCTGCGCAAGGACCTCTTCGACGCCGCCCGCAGCGGCCTCGGCCAGGTCGGCATCATCACCGAGGCGGTCGTGCGGCTCGTCCCGGCGCCCGCCACGGTCCGCCGCTACAACCTCTACTACGGCAGCGTCGCCGACCTCACCGCCGCGCAGATCGCGATGGCCGAGGACGGGCGGTTCGACTACCTGGAAGGCTCGCTCGCCGTCGTCGAGGGCGGCCACACCTTCATGATGGAGGCCGTCGCCTTCGACGCGACCCCCGCCGACGACGCCGCCCTCATCGGCGACCTCACCCATACGTCCGTCACGATCGACGACCTCACCTACTGGGACTTCGCCGACCGGATCACCCCGATCGTGGGGATCCTCCAGGCCATCGGGGAGTGGCAGCGGCCCCACCCGTGGCTGGACAGCATCGTCGCGGCCTCGGCCGTCGACGAGCTGGTCACCGCCGCGCTGCCCGGCCTCACCCCCGCGAACATCGGGCTCAGCGCCGTCCTGCTGCTCTACCCCATCCCGACCGCCAAGGTGAAGGCCCCGCTGCTGCGGCTCGGCTCGGCGGGGGAGGAGCACGCCTTCCTGTTCTCCCTGCTGCGCACCTCGTCGCCCGGCTCGGCCGACCCCGCCGCGATGACCGCGCTCAACCGCGCCTTCTACGAGCAGACCCGGGCGCGCGGCGGCGGCTGGTACCCGATCGGGTCCAACCCGATGAGCAAGGCCGACTGGA harbors:
- a CDS encoding ATP-binding cassette domain-containing protein, producing the protein MADIGVGVRATGVAYAFGRTQVLAGVDLSVPYGRVTGLVGEKGEGKTTLLLVLATLLAPDTGRVEIAGVDAVARPAEARAALGWLPDTFGVHDRLTVVEYLDLFGAAHRLHARDVAVRTGELLALTGLAGQARERVHALPRGQRQRLGLARALVHRPRVLLLDEPLSGLDSAARAALRDLLLRLAAEEGTAILLSGGALTEMAGLADRVVLLDRGRAVGERPASGPFPDLGPREVR
- a CDS encoding ABC transporter permease, with the translated sequence MPSARGVLLVAGLDTRARMRSVRWRWLLALWTAGVGLTAFVLHRALAGEIDAADLDRAFSGTLLFLVLLPVLCAASALGARSVNGKHKRDTLALLQLTRLTPADLALGKLLASWGSGVLLLSLTAPFLARPLVQDGFGGLRALVSFGSSALLIGVVCAIGQFFSAVAARTVTAVLLSCLTVFGLVFGTLIAYWPTSAFRPLTPGDPGDQDDGGAWWLLAANPFVTVADAVPKEKSRMLCVPAGPGLSIDRCAQQEPDLDLLAMISFDVRDLAADEVIYDAYSEAASADEGTPGGEGLKPVWHYGLGFDLVLAAGAVALTVRRLRLPMRDPAPRTRLP
- a CDS encoding holo-ACP synthase is translated as MIVGVGIDVVDVARFGAALARTPKLRERLFTEGERDLPVRSLAARFAAKEALAKALGAPGGLLWTDAEIRRGAAGRPSLHVTGTISAVADPLGITAWHVSLSHDGGIATAMVIAEAG
- a CDS encoding NAD(P)H-hydrate dehydratase translates to MRYAHAVDEVRAAEAALMARLPEGTLMQRAAAGLAAVCAQLLGGLYGSRVLLLVGSGDNGGDALYAGARLARRGAHVTAALAAQKTHPEGLADFRAAGGRVLDYARLESLLSPGEGSAPSSAARRAFEGTDLVIDGLTGIGGRGALRGLYGALVRALPEEAAVVACDIPSGVDADTGEVADTAVRADVTVTFGTLKPGLLIDPGAAHAGVVELVDIGLTGLPEPAVIAPATADVRPPRPEAETDKYRRGVVGVIAGGARFTGAALLSVGAALRGGAGMVRFASAARVVALVDARWPETVTTVLPEAAPGDDTEPDLDAVGRVQAWVVGPGLGVDARGERLVKATLRSEVPVLVDADGLTVLAGLPAGVRRALLDRRAPTLLTPHAGELSRLLNVGRDQIEARRLVHVRAAAAGLGVTVLLKGSTTLVADPGGQVRANLTGTPWLATAGSGDVLSGLAGALLAQGVDAADAGAWAAHLHGLAARIAAAPRRGLAPAPITAEDVLAALPEAFAQLS
- the alr gene encoding alanine racemase yields the protein MTHPTRALVDLSAIRDNVRLLAEAAGRPVMAMVKADAYGHGAVPVAKAALEAGASWLGVAFADEALALRAAGITAPVLAGVCPPDTDFAAAIAGGVDLGVGSVGLVRAVAAAAAAKGVPARIHLKADTGMSRGGQTRDGWPALVEAALKAEAEGAVRIIGLWSHMACSDEPEHPSVARQTAAFAEMVGYAERAGVRPELRHLANSSAALHLPETRWDLIRPGLAIYGLNPAPALPDPGLRPAMTLTSTVTVAKRVPAGSGVSYGHLYITDRETTVALVPAGYADGVPRSGSNVLEVLAAGRRRKIAGRVCMDQFVLDVGDDPIEEGDEVVLFGPGDRGEATATDWADAVGTVSYEIVTRLGGRVPRVHTD
- a CDS encoding alpha/beta fold hydrolase; translation: MDGRSKRRLGIAGAVAGVGAAGVGAVVAARQYAVGRVRAQPDPEAAEPFGEPRGDALTVLADDGLPLYVEVEEPETPPAPGTPTLVFCHGYCLNLHTWHYQRRDLTGFRRITWDQRSHGRSGRSDPRRATIDQTGADLAAVLRATVGRDEPVVLVGHSMGGMTLMAFAERHPEEFGGRVRGVALVNTSMGDIQQMTLGLPLILAKVAQPLAPRVIRGLGRRGALVDSSRAIGADLAFWVIRRMGFADRTISPTVVDFVERMVRATPFEVIAEFYPTLIGHDKRAALAVLDRVPALVMTGDADLLTPAAHGAEIAAGLTDVVYVAVEPAGHLLPMEHHARVTEAVRALAGRVTAAPPRVPGPARGVEDEPVKEER
- the tsaE gene encoding tRNA (adenosine(37)-N6)-threonylcarbamoyltransferase complex ATPase subunit type 1 TsaE; translated protein: MHSLGLALGGLLRAGDLVVLTGGLGAGKTTLTRGIGEGLGVRGPVTSPTFVIARVHPPLAGGPPLVHVDAYRLGGFAEVDDLDLDADLAAAVTVVEWGEGLVEGLAEDRLEVRMSRVGDTESRDVTITGVGGRWAGSELNGIVPD
- the tsaB gene encoding tRNA (adenosine(37)-N6)-threonylcarbamoyltransferase complex dimerization subunit type 1 TsaB; amino-acid sequence: MLVLAFDTATSAVTAALYEWFPGAAARPVAVVAGVDRQRHAEVLSPSISRVLAEAGASPGDLDAIAVGVGPGPYTGLRVGLATADALGNALRLPVHGVCTLDALAWASRRTQPFVVASDARRKEVYWARYDSFERRVTEPSVGPAADAAASGLPAIGEGAALYSAVFEEREGPADRAPLLPSAGAIAEIAISRLSGRAGLPLLPPEPLYLRRPDAQEIGARKKASQ
- the rimI gene encoding ribosomal protein S18-alanine N-acetyltransferase; translated protein: MSDTGIRPMSTADLPAAMVLEHELFGDESWTEGMLREELAAMPGTRHYIVLEENGSVVGYAGLAAVGGDGDVQTIGVSAASQGRGLGAALLTELLAEAVRRGCRRVFLEVRADNEPAQRLYERFGFVRIGVRKRYYQPSGVDAIMMRRDEP